A single Phoenix dactylifera cultivar Barhee BC4 chromosome 1, palm_55x_up_171113_PBpolish2nd_filt_p, whole genome shotgun sequence DNA region contains:
- the LOC103701508 gene encoding WRKY transcription factor WRKY51-like — protein sequence MAVDLMGYAKVDDQIAIQEAASAGLRSLEHLVLQLTHQKSPSDCRDIADQTVTKFKKVISILNRTGHARFRRGPPAAASPVAAQNLNLAPAPRLARQPPSLPPPPPAAPQALTLDFTKPDPALRREISSVQYSKESFSISAPLSSASSSFLSSITGDGSVSNGKQGSSLLPLAAPAASAGKPPLSSSKKKCHGHAHSEVAAGKYAASGGRCHCSKRRKSRVKRTIRVPAISSRMADIPPDEYSWRKYGQKPIKGSPYPRGYYKCSSVRGCPARKHVERAPDDPSMLIVTYEGEHRHTQNPVSLSNDKLLMESSP from the exons ATGGCCGTTGATCTGATGGGCTACGCGAAGGTGGACGACCAGATCGCGATCCAGGAGGCCGCCTCCGCGGGCCTCCGGAGCTTGGAGCACCTGGTCTTGCAGCTCACCCACCAGAAGTCGCCGTCTGATTGCAGGGATATCGCCGATCAGACGGTCACCAAGTTTAAGAAGGTCATCTCCATCCTCAACCGGACAGGCCACGCCCGTTTCCGCCGCGGGCCGCCGGCCGCCGCCTCTCCTGTCGCTGCGCAGAACCTCAACCTGGCCCCGGCGCCGCGGCTGGCGCGGCAGCCCCCGTCCCTcccgccgccgcctcctgcGGCGCCCCAGGCCCTAACCCTGGACTTCACAAAGCCCGATCCGGCCCTGCGCCGTGAGATTTCTTCCGTCCAGTACTCCAAGGAGAGCTTCAGTATCTCGGCCCCGCTCTCATCGGCCAGCTCCTCCTTCCTCTCGTCGATCACCGGCGACGGCAGCGTCTCCAACGGCAAGCAGGGCTCGTCCCTCCTCCCTCTGGCCGCCCCCGCCGCCTCCGCAGGCAAGCCGCCGCTGTCGTCCTCCAAGAAAAAATGCCACGGCCATGCTCACTCCGAGGTCGCCGCCGGCAAGTATGCCGCTTCCGGCGGCCGCTGCCATTGCTCGAAGAGAAG GAAATCTCGGGTGAAGAGGACGATACGAGTCCCGGCGATAAGCTCGAGGATGGCCGATATCCCGCCGGACGAGTACTCGTGGCGGAAGTACGGGCAGAAGCCGATCAAGGGTTCTCCTTATCCCAG AGGCTATTACAAGTGCAGCAGCGTGAGGGGGTGTCCGGCGAGGAAGCACGTGGAGAGGGCGCCCGACGACCCGTCGATGCTGATCGTAACGTACGAGGGCGAGCATCGGCACACCCAGAATCCTGTATCGCTGTCCAACGATAAACTCCTGATGGAGTCTTCTCCTTGA
- the LOC103701506 gene encoding auxin efflux carrier component 2 — protein sequence MITGKDIYDVLAAIVPLYVAMILAYGSVRWWKIFTPAQCSGINRFVAVFAVPLLSFHFISTNNLYAMNYHFIAADSLQKVVILFALFLWHNLSKRGNIDWTITLFSLSTLPNTLVMGIPLLRAMYGDFSGSLMVQIVVLQSVIWYTLMLFLFEYRGAKALISEQFPPDIAGSITSFRVESDVVSLNGREPLQADAEIGQDGKLHVVVRRSGSSAARSTASSYNKSHGFNSMTSMTPRASNLTGVEIYSVQSSREPTPRASSFNQTDFYAMFPSKVTSPRSGCNGGFEEEPGMRFGKHKGDGSKSGDFMNGGLFSTSSSTYPGPNPMLSGLAGGSKKDGGLNSSTSANSNKELHMFVWSSSASPGSEANLRNAVNRAASHDFGNMDPSKPAFHLDIPTPKGLHAPSGNASPIRKAGVNGELEIEDGCKSLQEGKFPASPYADQKKGADTGGVAGLVESNHRMPPASVMTRLILIMVWRKLIRNPNTYSSLFGLVWSLVSFRWNIEMPTIIKGSISILSDAGLGMAMFSLGLFMALQSKIIACGKSVAAFSMAVRFLTGPAVMAATSIAIGLRGVLLHVAIVQAALPQGIVPFVFAKEYNCHPDILSTAVIFGMLIALPITILYYVLLGV from the exons ATGATCACCGGGAAGGACATCTATGACGTTCTGGCGGCGATTGTACCGCTCTATGTGGCGATGATCTTGGCCTATGGCTCCGTCCGGTGGTGGAAGATCTTCACTCCGGCGCAATGCTCCGGCATCAACCGCTTCGTGGCGGTGTTCGCCGTCCCCCTTCTCTCCTTCCACTTCATCTCCACCAACAACCTCTATGCGATGAACTACCACTTCATCGCTGCCGACTCCCTCCAGAAGGTCGTCATCCTCTTCGCCCTCTTCCTCTGGCACAACCTCTCCAAGCGCGGCAACATCGACTGGACGATCActctcttctccctttccaCCCTCCCCAACACCCTCGTCATGGGGATCCCCCTCCTCCGCGCCATGTACGGTGACTTCTCCGGCAGCCTCATGGTCCAGATCGTCGTGCTGCAGAGTGTCATTTGGTACACCCTCATGCTCTTCCTCTTCGAGTACCGGGGCGCCAAGGCCTTGATCTCCGAGCAATTCCCCCCTGACATAGCTGGATCCATCACTTCCTTTCGAGTCGAGTCCGATGTGGTCTCCCTCAATGGCCGGGAGCCGCTGCAAGCGGATGCGGAGATCGGGCAGGACGGGAAGCTCCATGTGGTAGTCAGGAGGTCCGGTTCTTCGGCGGCGAGGTCGACGGCGTCCTCCTATAACAAGTCTCATGGTTTTAATTCTATGACCTCGATGACTCCGAGGGCTTCGAACCTCACCGGAGTCGAGATCTATTCCGTCCAATCGTCGAGAGAGCCAACCCCGAGGGCTTCGAGCTTCAACCAGACCGACTTCTACGCCATGTTCCCCAGCAAGGTGACCAGCCCGAGGAGCGGGTGCAATGGTGGGTTCGAGGAGGAGCCAGGGATGAGGTTCGGGAAGCACAAGGGAGATGGGAGCAAGAGCGGTGACTTCATGAATGGGGGGCtcttctccacctcttcttccacCTACCCGGGTCCCAATCCCATGCTTTCCGGTTTGGCTGGCGGCAGTAAGAAGGATGGTGGCCTGAATTCATCCACCAGTGCTAATTCTAAtaaggagctccacatgttcgTCTGGAGCTCGAGTGCCTCGCCGGGCTCGGAGGCTAATCTAAGAAATGCGGTGAACCGGGCTGCCTCTCATGATTTTGGAAATATGGATCCTTCTAAGCCTGCTTTCCATCTGGATATCCCCACTCCTAAAG GATTGCATGCACCTAGTGGAAATGCTAGTCCAATAAGGAAGGCAGGAGTTAATGGAGAGCTAGAAATAGAGGACGGGTGCAAGAGCCTGCAGGAAGGGAAGTTTCCGGCGTCTCCTTATGCGGACCAGAAGAAGGGAGCAGACACGGGGGGAGTCGCAGGGCTGGTGGAGAGCAACCACCGGATGCCACCAGCCAGTGTGATGACCAGGCTCATCCTCATCATGGTGTGGAGGAAGCTCATCAGAAACCCTAACACTTACTCCAGTCTCTTCGGCCTGGTGTGGTCCCTCGTATCTTTCAG GTGGAACATCGAGATGCCTACGATAATAAAAGGCTCCATATCAATACTATCTGATGCAGGATTGGGGATGGCTATGTTCAGCTTAG GACTCTTCATGGCCCTGCAATCAAAGATCATTGCATGCGGAAAATCCGTGGCGGCGTTCTCCATGGCTGTTAGGTTCTTGACGGGTCCAGCGGTGATGGCAGCAACATCCATTGCCATTGGGCTCCGTGGAGTCCTTTTGCATGTTGCCATTGTTCAG GCTGCTCTTCCTCAAGGGATCGTACCATTTGTATTTGCCAAGGAGTACAACTGCCACCCTGACATCCTTAGTACTGC AGTTATTTTTGGGATGCTTATTGCACTGCCGATAACGATCCTCTACTATGTTCTGCTCGGAGTCTAG